Genomic DNA from Chanos chanos chromosome 6, fChaCha1.1, whole genome shotgun sequence:
cttttcattttaaaagaagtgTTCACTTCTAGACATTTAAGAGTTCTTTAAAGTCCGAGACATTTgaagtcctctgtgtgtgacagctaTACTAATTTTCTTAGATGCACCCGTTGCAGTTATGGTCGCATATTAAGATATAATGGTTGGAAATGAAACCATACCGCTATATTAATACCCTTATCTTTCCAATTTTCCTAGTTCATTCCTTTGCGCAATCCAGATAATTGGTATGTAACATACTGCAATAAAGCCTGAACtataataaatgtttaaaatgagtgtctgtgtccatctgtctgtttggcACTGACtataaaatgcatgtgaatgttaGAATGAGTATATACTTAACCAGTGGGGGATTCATTATGTATTAACGGGGGGATGGGAGATgacccagtggtcactgacactactttgtagagtatatagggggatggcacatcaacaagggggatgcattttggtcattttgctaacaagggggatggcatcccccctcatccccctgcAAATCGCCTACTGCACAGAACTAAAGGAAAAACTGCTTTCTATCTACATTACCTTCACTTGGAAGGGCATGCTGACTTCACCTACGTAATTCGTGAAAGGTATCACATACAGAAGAAAATGTACCAGTACAGAAGAAAATGTGAATAGATCTCAGATTGAATTGTTAAACCCATAGATATAGAAACGTATATATCTTATTGGCCCCTCCTGTATGTCGCTTATGCGTCATATTGGAGCGGTCAAGATCGGCTAGTTAACAAATATAATGTGTATTGAGAAATGCAAGCTTCTCAACAAAATCGACTGTAACTCGCTTAATTCTGAACGTTTCTATATTTATAGTTAAACCTATGGTTTATAAATACAATTAGGATTTGACCACTAGGGGTAGTTGTATCTATCAAAGAGCGTTACAGAGAGGTTTTATAAGGAAGTCGAGACCTCAAATGATCTTGGACATGACCTCATGCTTGTGGGGGATATTTGTGTTACCTGAACTGCAAACAGTGTACAGGAATAAGCACGAAAGGGGCATGGAGTGAACAAAGTTTAGTTTCGTTATTGATTACGCTCCAAACGTGCAGTACGGCGGATTAAACAAGCAGTGTTGTTATTCACAATGTTGACGGTTTTGTCGCTCGGAGTTGTAGTTTTTCCTGGACTATTTGTTATATGTAATAAGGCTTTAAACTCACATTTCAGAAACTGGAACGATGCGGAGGTGGTTCAGTTAAGTGGAAGGTAATCTGTAATTCAGATCTATAAATGAGATCTATACATATGTCCTGTGAATTTGTCCTGCGATGTCGACTTGTTTTCCCTAATTCACTCACTTCCAGAACAAGTCAACCCAGTTTTCTTTAATACTGGAATTGTACTTTTCTGTTCGTTTTCGTTGCAATGTATCGCTGCTTTGTTTACTCATGCTTTGATGAAAGGTTATTTAAGGTCATTGGCGCCCCCTTTTGTAACAAGATCCCAAACTCAGTCGTATTAATATTGCAGTTGCATTAATACAGTTTCGTTCTTGATTTGGTGTAAACACATATTTGCAATATAAGTTTGTTTGAGGGGATACATACGTAATTTAATGTTGTTTACGTTTCTGTTTATACCCTACCCGTTGTTTATTCTGCACACATATTGAAAACGCCACTTTCTTTCTTAAGGGTGGTATCTACCGTCCATGCCATCCTCGCCACCATATCTGGCGTCATCATTGTAACGTCCTGTGCGGGTAACGTAATGACTGACAGGTAatcaagactttttttctggGATGTAGATCTTAAGAAATCTTTGAGGAATTTGAGTTTTAATAATCGAATTtgttgtaggttttttttttgggggggggggggggtcggtttTACATGTTTAGAGAAAGTATGATTCTTGTTGTATCGTTTGGACTGTGTGTGGTTGGATTACATGgtgaatacattttttgaagatttattttgctttgaagCATTTTCTAATTTTTCTACTCACTCCCTGTACTCCCTCTGTAGCTGTAGCAgaatcaaatcattttaatgtttttgttgttgttgtttgttgctgttatttgtcactcagtcattttaaaGATAATGAGCAACAACTGGCTATGTATTGGGTAGCCCCTGAATTTTACGACGCAATTTAAgttttgtgttgtaatgtcaactaaaataaatgtaatatgcTAACgaataaattattaatttatGTTTCACATGATATTTTCTAAAACGTTCCTCTTCCCGATCCAAGACACAGGCTAGCTACAGACTTTGTGTGGTTCGGAGCTCCATACATGGCTTATGACATTTACGTCATTTATGTGAATCAGTACTACAAGGAGAAGGCCAAAGGGATTGCCATATACAACGAACGTTATTTTAGCCGAATTAAACGGCTCCTATTGAAAGATATCCTAATAGTAATTCACCACGTGGCATTACTGACCATCTTCATGCCCGTTGTTCTGGTAAGGAAAGCACAAAAAGCATGCCAACAGATGATTTTCAGTTTCCAGAGTTTGACATTACAGTTGTAAGACATTCATGTATAGAATCGTCATATGAATCTGAAATGTGCTTTCTCTTAATCCACATTCTGTTTGAAAATCAAGTCTTCCATTCACACTCACAATTACAGACCGGTTCTGTTACTATATGTACACAATGCCTacacagacagctgttttgttttactttgtttttttctatatcACCTTGTTCTTAGTTCTTCCGGAGGGGTCTTGGAGACTTCTTCATCGGCTGTTTTTTCACAACAGAACTAAGCACCCCATTTTTAAATTTAGGCAAGACTCTTATCCAGGTATAGTTAGTCCAACAGTTGCACAGTTCTTGAATCTTCTAACAACAGTGAGTTTAAATGGCAGTTATGTTTTCAAATAAttgtttgtacattttgttAGCACTGTCAGATGGGGTTCATTGAGAAATGTGACAAAATATGACCGTTAATGGTAACACAATGTGTAAAAACTTACTAtactttaaacatttattgtttttaatttacagCTGGGACTGGAGGATAGTAAGCTACACAAAATCAACGGCTTGATGGTCCTGCTAAGTTTCTTCACTTGCCGAATCTTGCTTTTCCCCTTCATGTACTGGGTGTATGGTTGTAGCTACAACATTCCCATCCTCAGTGTTCCCTACCATATTCCTCTGCATTGTAACATAGGAAACATCTGTCTGCTGGCACCGCAGGTCTACTGGTTCTCATTACTGTGTCGAAAAGCATGTCGCCTTTACTCTCGCCAGAACAAGCCACAGAGAGCTACCTCTAAAGACAGCTTAAAGTCCTCTTAGAAATCTGCCTTTAAACTGAAACGGTCATCCTAGCCATTAATCTTGGCGTCCTCTTTCTTCTGTGATTCACCCAGGATCTTACAGTGAACACGACCCTGCACAGTTACAGGATAAATTACACTAAGGAAGGGTGTTTGGATGTATGGGTAGTTGTCAGAACAAAGGATGTGTTGAATCAAATATCTAACTAAATCTGAccaacatttttgcattttatctGCTGCCTGACAAGTGTCTTGAATTGTTTCACTGTTGGATTTTCAAATGTCAagtacaaaaaataaatcaataccAATACAGTATATCATTATCCGAAGGTAAATGTTACACTAGCAATTTTGTCTGTAGAtgtcatttctgtgttgttgtgttgtgttttccaaCATTTGGAATAAACTCTGGTTACCATTGTTAAGTTCTTGTGGCAAATAATCACAAACATTCTGGTGCAGGTAATCCATTTTTATTCTTAATGTTCATGTGTTGTATCAGTTACAAATGAGATATATGACAGTAACAAAATactatgtttacattttgattcTTCATGGAAAGAGGGAAAACATGCATTTCAGAGATAATTTGATGGGCTCAGTTTGAAAGTGCACTTAATGCAGCGGTATTATAGCTGAGCGATCTTTTGGTGCAGGACCGCTTTCATTTCTGCGTTCTCCAGGTTGTTTGCGATAGTGGTGAGGAAGTGGCGCGTGTTTTCATCCTGCAGTGCAGATGAACTCTTGGGGTACGCCGTGACCACGGCCTCGTAGTGAGACAGAATCTCCAAAGCGCAGAGGAACAAAGGCTCTGCCCCGCCCTGCATCATCACCTGCACGTGCACAACGTGGCAAAACAGTTGAGAAAGCACAAACAGAACCTCCTCACTGCCAGCTTTACCATCTGTCTTGGCGACTTTTGGAGAATTGGCTGTGGTCGGGAGAGGCACCTTGGCCTTTAACGAGCCGATGATCTCTCTGACGGCACAGGCATAGAGTCGTTCAGCGTGTGCCCAGCCTTGAGGTGGCAGCCAGCCCGAACAGCTGGAGCCACAGAGCAACTGGAAGACGCGTAGcagcaacacagacagacgcatCTCGTAGGCGAACGAACGAAGATCAAGTAACGGGAGAAAGTCGATGTACTCTAGAGAGAACGGTACATGAAGCTTCCCTGATACCAACAGCTCTCGTATTGCTCTCAGGAGTCTCTCCCATTCCCCAATTGTGCACCATGGTAGAGTCTGTGATATAGCCAGTAAAAAGCCTTTGCTGAACATACTGACTTCGTCTGGGTTTCGCTggtccagagagagggagtccaGCATTGTCCTCTGCACatggtcagagagacagcagcactCCATCCAAGCTAGAAGTCCAGTACCGTGCCCATACTGAGGCAGGTTCAAACCAGACCACTCATGGTCTGGAAGATTACAGACAGACATCAAAGAGCTTGGCACctcatatttaaaatgatctcCCCAAACCTCTTTCAGATGAAAACGGACAGTCCAGTCAAGTTGCTCCACTCTCCCATACAGCCAGGAGAGAGCTCTGGACCAGACACTGGGAGCCAGAGAAACCTCCTTCCCAATCACCTCCCCCAGAGTTCTCAGAGCAGATATCAGCAGCTCTTTGCACTCCATGGATAAGCAAAGTTTGTTCTCTGGCGATTCCTCCCAGCATCGGACAGTTTCATTCAGAAGCTGGGACAGGCAGTACAGGAGTGGGAATGGGGAGCAGTTCATCACCCAATGCGTGGACTCAGTCTGCAAATCCCGTGTGAGGGAAGACTGGAGCAGTCGCAAGCACATCTCTAGGCTATAGGACGactgagaggaggaagagatgaGGTTAGAGAGGACAAAGTTTCCCAAAACCTCCGCTGGATGTAGGAAACTCAGCTTTTCACCCCTGGCCCCAGATATACTTGGTTCCATCAAAGCACCGACAAAACTAAGGAGCTGGTCCTCTTCCTGCGAGGTTGAGAGTTTGTTCCGCACAGTTTTAAGAAGACAGGAACACAGCAGGTTCCCCTCAGGCTTCCTCGTCTCTTTAGGTTGACCTGGTGGGCTCCTGAGGCCTGGGAGCTGCTGAAGTAGCTTGGCTATGAGAGTGTGAGTTCCCAAGTTCATTACAGCCAAGTGGCAGCACCTGCAAAGCGTGGCCTCTGGATTCTGGAAAGCAACGCGGGCCACGGCCGAAACGGCAGAGCTGAGACTGCTCTCCGCACCACTCTGAATGATGCAGTTGAAAGCCAGATTCAGTTCTTCTTCAAAGCCTATCATAACAGATTTGGGAAGACATCCATGGAGGCCCT
This window encodes:
- the LOC115814277 gene encoding TLC domain-containing protein 3A; the protein is MLTVLSLGVVVFPGLFVICNKALNSHFRNWNDAEVVQLSGRVVSTVHAILATISGVIIVTSCAGNVMTDRHRLATDFVWFGAPYMAYDIYVIYVNQYYKEKAKGIAIYNERYFSRIKRLLLKDILIVIHHVALLTIFMPVVLFFRRGLGDFFIGCFFTTELSTPFLNLGKTLIQLGLEDSKLHKINGLMVLLSFFTCRILLFPFMYWVYGCSYNIPILSVPYHIPLHCNIGNICLLAPQVYWFSLLCRKACRLYSRQNKPQRATSKDSLKSS
- the gemin4 gene encoding gem-associated protein 4, producing the protein MGEVNLHVFRSLFADSWLSCEKTAVLQGGLLLANQLRQPEQLCTMRKEDWAKIGKPIIQAVTEICRQVRGGYDDRIHWRKKTLCILWSKLLEVEKGEDIDVRWMENPLFAVQNSLPEINHSVLYELVKALGLSKIYVELLLCFQPSEMGIEVQRLVKHITNCTTEKDVQLLLEVWWELLKGRGGQKDTLDQLFSEQCANFTRSSTDPSLQASKRFKPDPESQVPPLCIVSTLLCGLKEVKDHIKTPDMCHFALSNCLDTLYTSYLLDHATDLSIENKLEVISRLVMLKNTHDGAEGFDLVEAICEAHQELAAILTPTQYKPFGITLVQALQIAIEVTSGWEEKGLLTLTHINDPIYSVVRLKNSLKRVIESLEKLALPETMAGNKQMVTALTNMLKNLATSVTFPDPESSLVEKACVAIAITDNRLEGFQRLPELFASELNWAFNVPEWLTCLERNKSAFQHKDLIMKLVSTLIAKCQTDADVKCSKKLKEIIVDIFSQLSLSDKNETLAEMLAISPKGLHGCLPKSVMIGFEEELNLAFNCIIQSGAESSLSSAVSAVARVAFQNPEATLCRCCHLAVMNLGTHTLIAKLLQQLPGLRSPPGQPKETRKPEGNLLCSCLLKTVRNKLSTSQEEDQLLSFVGALMEPSISGARGEKLSFLHPAEVLGNFVLSNLISSSSQSSYSLEMCLRLLQSSLTRDLQTESTHWVMNCSPFPLLYCLSQLLNETVRCWEESPENKLCLSMECKELLISALRTLGEVIGKEVSLAPSVWSRALSWLYGRVEQLDWTVRFHLKEVWGDHFKYEVPSSLMSVCNLPDHEWSGLNLPQYGHGTGLLAWMECCCLSDHVQRTMLDSLSLDQRNPDEVSMFSKGFLLAISQTLPWCTIGEWERLLRAIRELLVSGKLHVPFSLEYIDFLPLLDLRSFAYEMRLSVLLLRVFQLLCGSSCSGWLPPQGWAHAERLYACAVREIIGSLKAKVPLPTTANSPKVAKTDGKAGSEEVLFVLSQLFCHVVHVQVMMQGGAEPLFLCALEILSHYEAVVTAYPKSSSALQDENTRHFLTTIANNLENAEMKAVLHQKIAQL